The sequence GTTTAACACATAAACCACTTGTGTCAAGAGAACTAAGACAACCTTTAAGTCAAGTGACATTTAGGAAAATCATACCCAAGGAGAAACAGTTTGCTATAACTTCATAAActcatgaatgaataaatgaatgaacacaataacattttgctgtgtgtgcTTTATCCAGCACAGAAGTTTGACATctataacagaaataaaaaattcaTTAAAGTCAGCATGAACCTTTTGCCTTGgagaaattaaaaagaaaacaagtgatTAATGCCAAAATGCCACAATGTCTGCCTGCTTATGCACaacatgaattattattattattcatactTCAAAGCTtaattactgtatgtaaagatggCACAGTAGGCCGTCTGCACATCAGAGGTATCATATACTGCAGCAAGCTTGAGAAGCTTAAAACACTTTAACTAAAATaacttatatttttttatgttacaaCCCTTAAAGTGAAAGAAACCTGCTTCCTTGACAGCCCTGACCATGCTATGAATCGCTCAGGAAGACATAAAGATAAACCAAAAGGGAACAATTTAACGCTTTAACGCATCAATGTGTTATCAATGTGCAAGTTTGAATATGTTGTAGTAACAGAGTGATTCTGGCATCAGAGTCAATGTCCGCTGCCCAGCAACCTTCAGGTCTCATGGACTGGTTTTCCTCACCAAATGAATGGTCAGTGGTGTTTAGTAAGGCAGGCTTACAGGATATACACATAACGTCATGTTGCGCACCAGTTTGTTTAAGACGGGCTAATCTAGTAAAAGTCACACTCTGTGGTTCGTTGAGTGTACAGACACAGCAGCAGCGACGTGCCTCCCCTCTAGGTTTGTGTCATGATTCGCctttaacaacacacacacagtacatgcagcACAGGTatccagtttgttttttttgttgttgttgtttttttctgtgcatgtcAGTTACATCATTAACACTGGCCGTTCTCCAACAACGGAAGAGGAGCCTCCCCTCAAATGCTCTGCAGGATTTCAAACACGGATAGACTATTTTTATAATCCACTCGTCATAGTGGCTAGTACCAGCCATATTCACAAATTCATGAAGccaaattgtatatttttttgtaaattaaattgATGATGATTTACCTACTACAGCTTTTCCTGCCAAAATTAAGATTTACAAATGTTTGGCTGGTGGCGGCTGATGTTCATTTCCCATCTCAGCTGCCTTTAATGTAAATTATCCTGAACCGACATTATTTCAGTGGATAAAGAGCATTTGGGTGTGGTATCACTCTCCTAACAACTTGTCCTTTCCAACCCAACACCCTGAAAAACAAGATGGCAACACATTACTGAACACAGCAAACTTCTTCCACAGCCACAGAAAAAACAGCTCCACCATCTCTTATCTAAATTACCTTATAAGGGTGTCTAAGTATTATAATAGGTATCAggtatcatatactgtatatagtaagCAGGATTATACAATAGGGGTATGTATCATCTTATAGGTGTAGTATATCGAATAAGGCGCTATACGGGAGTATATAGGCCTCTATGTATGCTTTTGTTTCCAGATCTGTCTTTGCCTGATGGattaatttaaagaaaaaaaagcacagctCAGGCAGTGAGCAGCCAGCTCTGTTGGTAATATCACTGTGACACTGTGAAGGGGAAACAGTTAACAGTATATATAAATTTAATCAActctctttcccccccccccccccctttggCCAGCACCCAACTATCCTAATGCTTACAAACAGAGCTCATTAGCATGAATATATAGCAGGTCTACCATACTGTGTAAATTATGTTGTACTATCCACAACCTACAGCTGCTGGTGGCTGATAACTGGCTTCACCACCTGTAGGATTAAGACCTCAGGAGCCTTACAGTTAATATCACAAGTTTCCTGCTCACTGCCTCCCAGACAGAGCTGTGCACTGCTGCATACACAGACGCATATTTACTGTTAATTATTATATTCATACATGGATACATATATAAAGAGAGAGTTATACATTGCAATTAACATACATATATCCATAGCATATAGAAGAGAAATAGAAATAGTCAATAGATAGCAATCATTATCGTCATCATATTCATCATAATACTAGGAGTAGTAGTAATACGATCCCTCGAAGAAGCTAATACCTGGGCTGTTCCAGACGAGGGCTCGTTAACAATAATCCCAAAACCGCTGCTTAGCGTCCAGCGAAACTGACCTGAGATCTGCGTGTCAGGAGCTGGATGATTAAAAAACACGGCAGCCTTTGGTGTCGCAAACATGGACGAAATTGAAGGGACTGCAGACAAAGCTGGAACATCACAAGACACGTGTAGACTATCCTGTGGTTTTAAGACCTCATCTAAAAGGTTCGAAAATGTAActtctgaacatttttttaaacgtTTTTGCTCCTACTGACCATAACATTCCTTTAGCGCTGGTTGAGTGTAACGTTATAGATTTTATGCACTAAGCCGATGGGACACAAACATCGactgatattttaaatataaagtgCAGCTTCTTTCGAAATTTTGATCTACACCTTGCTGAGCGGTAAAAATTTCCCTTATTCTCGCTCGATTTTTGGCGCCTTCTGTGTTCCGTTTCGACACGTTGGGCGTGAAACTCAGATCGAGCTCTGCTGCAACCCCTTCATGCTAACCCTGCCTGGAACAACCCACACAGAAggaaaaattacaaaagaatcattaagaaaaaaataaaaatcactatAGTCATCTAGTTCAGCGATACATGTCATATAGCAATACCTCAATAACAAGAAGTTCTATGTAATCAATACAGGTTTTTCAGGTTATGTATTTATTAAGCTTAACCGCTAAGTTAtcaattattattagtagtatacCATTATTCgtaaatatgtataatatgtgtgtatatgtatctgAATATAGACATACCTCCATCGTGTCTCCGTCCACATTAAAGGCTAGAATAAGATGGCCACAGAtatcctgcctctctctctctctctctttctctctctctctctctctctctgcatgtttttgcatgtgtgttcgTGTCACATGTTGATGTGTTGTTTATAGGCACAAAATGTGGTGCGAATTGTTTCCCGGTCTCAAGCTAGCAGGTTTCCCCattatgaaaatgtttctttaggGCCTACCGTTAGCTATCAGGAACATGACATTTGGGTGCATATGAGGAACACAGGTTTCCATTTGAAGGCTGTGGGAGCATGattggttttaagtgaaataatGACCTCCCCCAGTTCGACTGAAGACGTGTCAACTTGCCCTTACTTTCAAATAATCTTAAATATTCTAACCATCACctacagaaaaatatattcttcatcatcttcaatcttttcattcatcattttatccttaagcttttcagtctttaaattatcattcatgtgagcatcttttttaaattattacaaagctccttcctttttttttttctttttttttttacacaacttAAGTCTTCTGCAGTATTTTCACTGTGCTTCAGTCCAAGTGAGGTCATCATTTCTTAATGGGCATCTGCGGTCTGATCTGATCTATTGCTGAGAGCAGCTCTAGCCAGGACTCAATATGTGTGCTGCAGTTACTTCTTTTGTAGCCCTCCTACACCAGCTTCACATCTCTGTCAGCTGCTTACCAGCTCAGTGTAAAGTATGTGATGGTGAATAGCCCCTTTGTCACTTTGGCAACTGCTTCAAGCTAGTAGCTTTCTGAACTTTAGCCACAAACGTTTAGTTGCGATTTTTTTGTTGCCAAATTGTCGATTGACTCCTCTTTTAGCGAACCTGAGAGGAGCCGACGCTGAAGCCTGCTTTGATTCACCGGGACACCGGCTGACAGTGACTAAAAGGTTAACATGTGAGAGTGTGTACGTGTCTGTGCTCGTCCCATACAGGAACGGTTGGTATGATTACAGCACCAGCTATcgagggctttttttttttctaccaataaaggtggtggtggtgggggggggggggggggggcggggtaAAACCGTAATGTTACACAAGTTTGGTTCTGGGCATGTAAGTATAATTACATACATTCCACAACCACAGCATTGTTCTTAAATGACCGATTTCCTCGTTTTAAAGGCCCATGCAGGCGTTACATTCATAGCATTCTACCAATATGGCAGACAATATAACAAGGAAGCACAACTCccattgaagaaaaaaaaaaaaaattatctccAGAAAATTATTTTGACCCTCTCGCTGTATTTCCACAACAGGAGGGAGATTAGGATTTGGTTATTTTGTAGCTTAATGAGGAGCGTCCACCAAGAGCCTCTGTGAACCATAATTCATAGTTCCTTCAGCCTCAATTGCCACCAGCAGCACTGAGAGCTTGGCATTTTTTTTGGCACTCTGAAAGTTGAAATATCAACTTTAAGCGTGAGAGCGCCGTTGCTTCGAGCGAGCTTTGAATTAATGCCAAGCAAAATTTAAGAACCGCGACCAGCGCGCCCATCCGAGAATCATTTCAGTGCTGCAAggatttcaaaaacaaaaaaaaaaaaaaaaaaaaggaaaaagaaaaagaaaaggaggtaCCTGGTGGACACAGATGCTCAGTCTCAATAGCACTAGGGAACGCTAATTGATTATTTTAGTCAGAGCAAAACTAGTTGTATGTGGAATTCCTGCAGTGTGATCTGCTGGAGGGGAACCTAAAGATGCTGTGTGTAACTGCgtgatgatataaaacaaaatgctgaaGCCAAGTCCGGTATTTTCACTAACAAAGCTTTTCTCTTCGTGTTAATCTGTGCCTATTATCTGTGTATTATATgctgtgttaatgtgtttgtatgcctgtgtgtgattatggaggggagggggggaggggggtttgACTGTTCGTCATCTGCTCTCACGCTGCTGGCTAGATGCTAGAGGAGGTCAGACTGGCAAGATGACAGACTGTTGAGTTGTAGCTGGTGTGGCaggcctgtctctctgtctgcagctcAGCACCGATCCGCTGCCTCTAGTCAACGCAGCAACACTCAGAGGTCGTCCCCGTCTGACAACCGCCGGCCTCCCTGGAACAATCGACACAGTTCAAATCTTTACTCAGTTGAATACAACACCTTCACATAGTAGTATGATTGAAAAAACACGTATTAATCCGTTTCTTCCTCATAATTGTCTGAGGCGTCTCTGGAGAAGACAAATGCGACATATTCTGATACCGCTGAAAGGTGCAGGCAGGTTTGATCTCACTCACCATGCTCTCTGTGTAATCTGCTGTTATGGTGACCTGCTTGTCCTCCGGGGGCGGGGTCACGACGGAGCTGTCTGTGCGTCTACTCTGATTGGTGAGCTGCAGCCACAGTTCGTACATCTGTTGCATGTCTCTCACTGCAGAGGAGCGAGgtaaggaaggaaaaaaaaaaaaaaaaaaaagctgagtgACCTTGAATGCGGGTGTGTTATCTTGAACGACAACAATCAGACAATCAGTGTGAGTGGAGTGGAGTTGGCACTTCGCCCTAAACATCAATGTGAGTATCGGGCTTTTGTCTAGATTGTAATGGTGAGCAAACAGATCAGAAGATATGATTAAAAACGGAAAAACAGGcctggataaataaaacaaatcatagcaaatgtgtcattttagatatatatagatTAGAAATCATAAATTACtattttaaaactacaaaaaagcCAACCAATACATAGATCTATGTGTTAATTACTATTAgtattttgatattattttcaaatccaGTACGTGAATCTACAAAGTTTTAATGAAGTGCAATTTATTACAATTAACAAAAGTTTAGGAATGCATGACTTGGTATAGCAGGTACTAGtcaatttaataaaacatctcCTGATACTGAACATCATTCATGTTCAGTATAAACAGAAACCGTCTCTCAGTTTGTACTTGTCAGATAACAAAAGCTCGGCGACACAGTGATCAAATAGATCATAAATCACTCTTGCACTTTATACACAACTCTGAGCGTCATTCATACTTTGAATCTCTAAatgatctgaaaaaaaaaatgcagcggTTTGTATGTCTGCAGACAGGAGCTTACGGCTGTTGTTCTTCATGTACGTCCACACGTCCCTCTCCTCCAGACTGTGGGCGAATGAGCAGTTTCCAATATAGTGGCACTTCTTCTGCTtcatcacatgcacacacatctaGGAGACACACAGGTGTTAAGAGTGAAGGGTTCAAGAGTGATACTGATAATGTTTCTGCTCTGATGAACTAACTTACACCTTTcttttgtgaaaatgtcattttgttgttgttaatgtcAATGGAGAACTACTGTCTCAACTGCTATGGTAAACagtgagagttagatgaaaattTGCCTTAAAATTATGACTAGAATGAGGTAATCCTACAGTTACTGGAGGACTGTGTTAATTAATACTTATTTTAAATGACCaaccttcaaaaaaaaaatctcttggGATTGAAAGCAACGTGACAACACGGTCATAGACACACATataaccacagaagaagacagaactGCAGGGGTTAGGACGTTTACTACGACACCTGTCCCTCAGGGCAAAACCAGAGTCAGATGTATTCAGCATGTGAGAGAGGTTGGATTCGACATGTGAGAGAGAGGTCGAGGGGCAGAACAATTGGCCGAGGGGCagaaagaggggagagaaaaatgtgtctgaggactgcaggaaaaaaaaaaaagggggaggaaCTCACGTCATATTGCTGTGGATAGGTGCGGGAGAAAGGCAGAGGCCGAACGACAACCCACTTCTTTTTCTCGAATGATTTCACCAACAAGACTCGACGCTCCTTCGTCCAGCTGAGGAAGCGGAGAGCCAACATGAATTCAAAcgaaggaaacaaacagcagcgaTAACTGAACAACAATCGAGAGTTTTATTTTGTAGTTTGGCACACAACTCTGTCGCTACTACACCAACCCAGAGTTAAAATGATTTACACGTCCTAAACGCACAAATCAAAGTCAGTGACATGTAAACTGCAATGTAGACAGTCAGCCATAAATCGCTTTGACTCATGGGAAAAAACGCAAACGGCCGTGCGTGTGCGAGTCCTGCCTCACCTGTGTCGTGCTTTGGCGGTGCAGTACTTGAGGTTCTTGTCGGGCTCGTTGACCTGCCCTTCTCTCCAGCACTGGCCGCACACAAACTTCATTTTCAGGTTGAGGGGGCGTCCCCTTCCCACCCCCGCTCCTAACCCTCCCACCCCCAGCCCTCCCACCGGGCTGACCCCTCCCCCGCCGATACcatctccccctcctcctccgcccCCGCCACCCATTCCCCCTACTCCTCCTGCAGGTACGCTGCTGCTCGGATGGGAGATATGGAtgggctgaaaaaaaaaaaaaaaaaaaagagagaacagtTAACATTGATAATGCAAATCTAATTTGCTTTGCACATTTTGCCACTTAAAACATTCACAGTTCAATCCCCAGAGGACCTTGTGGCTTCAATGTACATTATAATAAACACGCTGTGTTTGCAGGTGGGAAGGCCATGAAGGATCATGTCCTCGTCATTGCTAGAAGCTCTCACTGCTTCTCTTTATGCTCTACAAGTGAACTTCTTTGATGCGAGGTGAGAAAAACTGGCTGAGGAGGTATGGTGCTGTCCTTCGCAGGCTAACGGAGTCAGGGGTCAACTGCAGTTCAGGGGGGGAAGTGGCCACGGTTAATCAGTGGGGGGGGAAAGTGTGAAATATCCAACTCTCCTGCCTCACCTTCTGCTGCTTTTGTGCGTTCTGCTCCAGCCTCTGCCAGTGTCTCTTGGACTCCTGCACCATCTCTTCATGAGTGATTCCTGTAGGAAACATTAGGGAAAGTACCTTAAGTGATTCATCAGTTATTTGACAAGTATTGATTATGATCTTAATCCCAAAAGCACCTTTTGCACATCAACATCTTAAAAATACCACATATATTCTAAATGTTTGTATGCCAGAACTCTATTATCCATCACAGAAAGCAACACTGTACTGGATTACATTTGATCACATGTGAAGCCTCAGTTAAGAGCAGAATATAATCTTCCCAACCTGGATCCCAGATAAAGGTTTATTCATACGACTGACAGATggagacatttttaaatcaactaAAGATGTaacgtgtgtgttttttaccCACCGGTGTCCTGCTGCAGGACCCAGCATTTCAGCTCTATGACGGAGTGTGCGAAGGAGCAGCTGTCCTCGCGCTGGCAGCCGTAGCGAACCTCGTGGCGGCACACGTCAAACTGGCAGAGGGGGTGCAGGGGACGCACCTTACTGTAGCGCACATTGGCTGACCTCACTACGTGCACCAGGCACCTGGAGTGAGCAGAGGTACATAATGATACGTTTTCATCTGTCAAATTCTGCAGACGGACAATAAGACTAAATGAAATTATGAGTGTCTTTATCACGCTTTTGATAAGCTTAGCGTAACAAAATTTGAGGGCGTTGTATTTGagcaagattttaaaaaatacactcaCTTGTTATCGTCGAACGGGTGTCGAGCTGTGAGGTTTGAACAGACTGCTAAGTTTTCTTTGCTGCGTTTGCTGATGATGCGAGGCTTACTGTCAAAACATTCCTgtagaaagaggaaaaaagacactGATAAGTCACGGTCTTGTTCCAGCACTCCAGAAAAGTAAATCcagagagagcaaaaaaaaaaaaaaaagaacaggatTGCTTCACAGGCTGTGATCTCACCTCACAGAGGAACATGAACATGCCCATGTGGAGCTGCAGCAGTCTGGTGACGCTAAGCGCCCGTCTCTCTGTGCTGCCCAGCGGATCGAACAGCAGCTCTCGGCTCAGCGCTCCCTTCCTCTCCTGGGTCCACACGTCAATCTCCTCCTGGCAGTAAGCAAACGTACAGTTCTCCCCGTACTGACACTCCTGACGCTCCTGCACCTCTGTGGGACACggagaggggagagagtgagaaTGTTAAAAGGAAAACATGGACACGCTGCTGTTTTCGAACTTGATTTTCCCCACCTAGAATATACAGTCAAGTGTTTAATTCAGAATGTAAACGTACCTTTACAGAGTACAAACGCCCCCAGGAAGTTGTTCCGTGCGGGCCGGGGCCGGATCCTCTTCCAGGTGGGGTCATCTATGTTTTTGAGGCGACAGAGCAGGACATCCCTCTTGCATCGATGAGCTGCCTCTGGCTGATATTTGTAGTCCATCACTCGCGGTCCTGTGagcaagaggagaaagaagtaGGTGAAattacaccaaaaaaaaaaaagagcaataacTACAAATCTTTAGGATTTTTGTGAGATGAGATGCATTCTGTCCTAGTGGTTAGTGTTTGAGGCGGTATGTCTTTAATGACTTAACACTCCTTAAAAACAATGCTTGACTATTTCACACATAACAAACAGTTGGTGAGCTAAAAGAGAGGGCAATGCTGCAACATCCTACTGTGaacatttggagaaaaaaagagaaagacactCAAATGTCGGCCACTTGAACCAACCTATTCGGCTGTAACAGGCGTGACAGGCCTG is a genomic window of Thunnus maccoyii chromosome 20, fThuMac1.1, whole genome shotgun sequence containing:
- the zc3h7bb gene encoding zinc finger CCCH domain-containing protein 7B; translated protein: MDPERQKRREEIQKAMSFIQSSLPFPEPESYEAFLTQLVCHLLDEGNSCYRDGDWRQATQQYGEGISVARYAQAEALVIPQELLESLYVNRAAAYYQTREYERGVQDCDSALCVSEGSRRALYRKALCLRELGRLREAYECGTKCLLTAPHDRQVSDLAQDLANKLGLKGRKAYVSPQTESTATEGDSHGETSPPTGELSSNGLESLRDIGPADLSSAQCIPAPLATPIPVSDDPATSVVTPCTDLSESPSSQALPPMPYSVPVSEHMDECSSSVIKDELDSLLECIPKKVSENPVQGAIPTNLPNTAVGLRPPYSPSLPAPSPQLPPAFFSSTISDMPPLEPYSPLVQRDQGSTQAQDALGGFSTGATDGEGKAGVIAGGLDSLSEYTLPGGRVCHSFIPGMRNHSAAHANGPAGTNLSLLSRNPLAATHEFRQACHACYSRIGPRVMDYKYQPEAAHRCKRDVLLCRLKNIDDPTWKRIRPRPARNNFLGAFVLCKEVQERQECQYGENCTFAYCQEEIDVWTQERKGALSRELLFDPLGSTERRALSVTRLLQLHMGMFMFLCEECFDSKPRIISKRSKENLAVCSNLTARHPFDDNKCLVHVVRSANVRYSKVRPLHPLCQFDVCRHEVRYGCQREDSCSFAHSVIELKCWVLQQDTGITHEEMVQESKRHWQRLEQNAQKQQKPIHISHPSSSVPAGGVGGMGGGGGGGGGDGIGGGGVSPVGGLGVGGLGAGVGRGRPLNLKMKFVCGQCWREGQVNEPDKNLKYCTAKARHSWTKERRVLLVKSFEKKKWVVVRPLPFSRTYPQQYDMCVHVMKQKKCHYIGNCSFAHSLEERDVWTYMKNNSLRDMQQMYELWLQLTNQSRRTDSSVVTPPPEDKQVTITADYTESMGGRRLSDGDDL